One segment of Enterobacter ludwigii DNA contains the following:
- a CDS encoding LLM class flavin-dependent oxidoreductase, with the protein MSWRISILDKSPIAENETAADALARTLALAQQAENLGYHRFWIAEHHNTPQLASPSPELLIAWILGQTRRIRVGSGGVMLQHYSPYKVAENFNLLAALAPGRVDLGVGKAPGGLPLSTRALQQGLDQQQKGSFAEQLTQLHHWIQPENQSVDEAVRATPLPPVPAQGFLLGASTESALLAAKLDWHFVFAAHLNGDPALLREVITTWRNHSARDAIVAVQVIVAQSQAEAEALAQQVEVWGVELANGQRVTVASEEQAYAFARQAGSEPVRIARRAQSLLAGTAESVLEQLNALHEKWGIDEFIIDTPVADGVTRIQSLRLLAQAKLNKEAAVCVLTNN; encoded by the coding sequence ATGTCCTGGCGAATCAGTATTCTGGATAAAAGCCCCATCGCTGAAAACGAAACGGCTGCCGATGCACTGGCGCGAACCCTGGCGCTGGCACAGCAGGCAGAAAATCTGGGCTATCACCGTTTCTGGATTGCCGAACACCACAACACGCCCCAGCTGGCCAGCCCTTCACCCGAACTGTTAATCGCCTGGATCCTCGGGCAAACACGGCGTATCCGCGTGGGCTCTGGTGGCGTCATGCTCCAGCACTACAGCCCTTACAAAGTCGCAGAAAATTTCAACCTCCTGGCCGCGCTTGCTCCCGGGCGCGTGGATCTGGGCGTCGGGAAAGCCCCAGGCGGCCTGCCGCTCTCCACCCGGGCGCTGCAACAGGGCCTCGATCAACAGCAAAAAGGCAGTTTTGCCGAACAGCTGACACAGCTTCATCACTGGATCCAGCCGGAAAATCAGTCGGTGGACGAGGCCGTTCGCGCGACGCCGCTGCCGCCGGTTCCGGCGCAGGGGTTCCTGCTGGGGGCCAGTACCGAAAGCGCGCTGCTGGCCGCGAAACTTGACTGGCATTTTGTCTTTGCTGCTCACCTGAATGGGGATCCGGCGCTGCTGCGTGAAGTCATCACCACCTGGCGTAACCACAGCGCCCGGGATGCGATTGTGGCGGTGCAGGTCATCGTCGCCCAGTCGCAGGCTGAGGCGGAGGCACTGGCACAACAGGTTGAAGTCTGGGGCGTCGAACTGGCAAATGGGCAGCGCGTCACCGTGGCCAGCGAAGAGCAGGCCTATGCCTTTGCCCGACAGGCGGGCAGCGAGCCGGTGCGCATTGCCCGTCGGGCACAGTCGCTGCTGGCGGGAACAGCTGAATCGGTGCTGGAACAGTTGAACGCCCTGCACGAAAAATGGGGCATTGATGAATTCATTATTGATACGCCCGTTGCGGATGGCGTAACGCGAATACAGTCCCTGCGTCTGCTGGCGCAGGCGAAGCTTAACAAGGAGGCCGCCGTATGCGTTTTGACGAACAACTGA
- a CDS encoding amino acid ABC transporter ATP-binding protein — protein sequence MQTSPEGHISITGVSKFFGRHKALDNVSLEIPPGSVTVILGPSGSGKSTLLRTINHLERVDEGFIQIDGDYIGYRRQGDKLYELKEKEILKQRVNVGYVFQNFNLFPHLTVLENLIEAPIAHKKLSKKEAVERAYSLLDVVGLRDKADAWSRHLSGGQQQRIAIARALALRPRVMLFDEPTSALDPELVGEVLDVIKKLARSGTTLVVVTHEIGFAREVADQVVFMVDGKIVEQGSSDDVLTRPSHPRTRQFLSKVL from the coding sequence ATGCAAACCTCTCCTGAAGGGCATATTTCGATTACCGGCGTCAGTAAGTTTTTTGGCCGCCATAAAGCGCTTGATAACGTCTCGCTGGAGATCCCGCCCGGATCGGTAACGGTGATCCTCGGGCCTTCCGGATCGGGTAAATCGACGCTTCTGCGCACCATTAACCATCTGGAACGCGTCGACGAAGGGTTTATCCAGATTGACGGTGATTACATCGGTTACCGCCGTCAGGGTGACAAACTCTACGAGCTGAAAGAGAAAGAGATCCTCAAGCAGCGCGTCAATGTGGGCTATGTCTTCCAGAACTTTAATCTCTTTCCGCATCTCACGGTGCTGGAAAACCTGATTGAAGCGCCCATCGCCCATAAAAAACTGAGTAAGAAAGAAGCCGTTGAAAGGGCATACAGCCTGCTGGATGTGGTCGGGCTGCGCGATAAAGCCGACGCCTGGTCGCGCCATCTCTCCGGTGGCCAACAGCAGCGTATTGCCATTGCCCGCGCGCTGGCGTTACGTCCCCGGGTAATGCTGTTTGATGAGCCCACTTCAGCGCTCGACCCGGAACTGGTTGGCGAAGTGCTGGACGTGATTAAAAAGCTCGCCCGCTCGGGTACCACGCTGGTGGTGGTCACCCACGAGATCGGCTTTGCCCGGGAAGTGGCGGATCAGGTGGTCTTTATGGTCGACGGCAAAATTGTGGAGCAGGGCAGCAGTGACGACGTATTAACCCGTCCGTCGCACCCGCGAACGCGCCAGTTCCTGTCAAAAGTGCTGTAA
- a CDS encoding transporter substrate-binding domain-containing protein produces MKYAFLAGLAFTTASHAGIDLHANEQPLPVTVDRQAVAKIPANYKFVEPGTLTVAISALNSPPLALLASDNRTRIGSDPDIARLLVGSLGLKLKLVPTAWEDWPLGISSGRYDVALVNIAVTEQRKEKFDFATYRVDSLAFSVKSTSAVQAINSAKDLAGKKVIVGSGTNQERILLGWNEENKKAGREPALPVYLTDDASGNLYIQSGRADVFFGPQSVSAYKAALTGKTRVVGLGPKRAYVATTTKKGNGLVYALQAALEGAITRGEYQRVLARWGEEGEAVTQSDVNPPGITY; encoded by the coding sequence ATGAAATATGCTTTTCTGGCCGGTCTGGCTTTTACGACCGCGAGCCATGCGGGTATCGATTTACACGCCAACGAGCAGCCGCTGCCGGTGACGGTAGATCGGCAGGCCGTCGCGAAGATCCCCGCGAACTATAAATTTGTTGAGCCGGGCACGCTCACGGTAGCGATCTCAGCGCTCAACTCTCCACCGCTGGCGCTGCTTGCCAGCGATAACCGGACGCGGATTGGCAGCGATCCGGATATTGCCCGCTTGCTGGTGGGCAGTCTGGGGTTAAAGCTGAAGCTGGTTCCCACGGCCTGGGAAGACTGGCCGCTGGGGATCAGCTCCGGACGCTATGACGTGGCGCTGGTGAATATTGCGGTGACCGAACAGCGAAAAGAGAAATTTGATTTTGCGACCTATCGCGTCGACTCACTGGCGTTTTCCGTGAAATCCACCAGCGCGGTCCAGGCGATTAACAGCGCAAAAGATCTGGCAGGCAAAAAGGTGATTGTCGGTTCCGGGACCAATCAGGAGCGCATTCTGCTGGGCTGGAATGAAGAGAACAAAAAAGCCGGTCGTGAGCCTGCGCTGCCGGTCTATCTGACCGATGATGCTTCCGGCAACCTCTATATTCAGTCCGGCAGGGCGGATGTGTTCTTCGGGCCTCAATCCGTATCCGCCTATAAAGCGGCGTTGACCGGCAAAACGCGCGTAGTGGGTCTCGGGCCGAAGAGAGCCTATGTCGCCACAACGACCAAAAAGGGCAATGGGCTGGTTTATGCTTTGCAGGCTGCGCTGGAGGGCGCTATTACGCGTGGAGAGTACCAGCGGGTGCTGGCACGCTGGGGGGAAGAGGGCGAAGCGGTGACGCAATCCGACGTGAACCCGCCTGGGATAACCTATTAG
- a CDS encoding AAA family ATPase, giving the protein MKVNVIGTSGSGKSTLAKRIAAELDIPYIEMDRLYWCPDWQGTPDAILLEKLETTLKASAEWVLDGNYNRTRPVKWRDVDRVVWVDYGFARTLYQAVTRAFTRAWHKQELWPGTGNCESFRRSFLSRESIIIWTIKTWRSNRARYARDMVDPQYAHIHFVRITRRSEVENLISSLKSHA; this is encoded by the coding sequence GTGAAAGTGAATGTGATTGGCACCAGCGGGAGTGGAAAAAGCACCCTGGCGAAGCGTATCGCCGCAGAACTGGATATTCCTTACATCGAAATGGACCGACTTTACTGGTGTCCGGACTGGCAGGGCACCCCGGACGCTATCTTGCTGGAAAAACTGGAGACGACGCTAAAGGCGTCAGCGGAGTGGGTGCTTGATGGCAACTATAACCGTACGCGCCCTGTGAAATGGCGAGACGTGGATCGGGTGGTGTGGGTGGATTATGGGTTCGCCCGAACTTTGTATCAGGCTGTCACCCGAGCGTTCACGCGCGCCTGGCACAAACAGGAACTGTGGCCCGGTACGGGAAACTGTGAGAGTTTTCGTCGCTCATTCTTGAGCCGTGAGTCCATTATTATCTGGACAATCAAAACCTGGCGCAGCAACCGCGCACGTTATGCACGCGATATGGTAGACCCGCAATACGCCCATATTCATTTTGTCCGCATTACCCGCCGCAGTGAGGTGGAAAACCTCATTTCATCGCTTAAGTCACACGCGTAG
- a CDS encoding methyl-accepting chemotaxis protein, with protein sequence MRNNTPVTQNEYLLNEGSTLMSTTNTHSHITYANSAFIDASGYKEESLLGEPHNLIRHPDMPAEAFGDMWFTLQQGETWTGLVKNRRLNGDHYWVRANVTPVYQNETLTGYISVRNIPSREEIAVSEKRYEKVRNNELKHHRFYKGLFVRHGLFSFTSLFKRLSTSKRIHLGIAITALLACLQLFIFADRIVETVGLALLFIALAVYLHAQIAKPVKSIVQQMQRVVSGRKADYYHFDRVDEIGLMMRMVNQSGLNLHSLVDDVGAQISGISTISQQVAKEGMALQTRTEETADFLQQTASAVEEIASAVQQTAETAKDAILMADRTRTSAHRGEAMMKETIGMMQSVSQDNSQIVDIISVIDRIAFQTNILALNAAVEAARAGDAGRGFAVVAAEVRNLAQHSATAAKEIKTLIEKNVSSVNAGVEKVEQTESQLTVMIGNVMEMSSLIKEIGHATQEQTQALTLINASISRIGTMIQNNTGMVDNVTDAAHHLTQRTTRLQQAIAVFGG encoded by the coding sequence ATGCGGAATAACACTCCCGTTACACAAAACGAGTATTTACTTAACGAAGGTTCGACGCTTATGTCGACCACCAATACGCACAGCCATATTACCTATGCGAACTCTGCCTTTATTGACGCCAGCGGCTATAAAGAAGAGAGTCTTCTCGGTGAGCCGCATAATCTTATTCGCCATCCCGACATGCCTGCCGAGGCGTTTGGCGACATGTGGTTTACCCTGCAACAGGGTGAGACCTGGACGGGGCTGGTCAAGAACCGCCGCCTGAACGGCGATCACTACTGGGTGCGCGCAAACGTCACCCCGGTTTATCAGAATGAAACGTTAACCGGCTATATTTCTGTGCGAAATATTCCTTCGCGTGAAGAGATTGCTGTCAGTGAAAAACGGTATGAGAAAGTGCGCAATAATGAATTAAAACATCACCGCTTTTATAAAGGCCTGTTTGTTCGCCACGGTCTGTTCTCTTTTACGTCGCTGTTTAAACGCCTCAGCACCAGTAAAAGGATCCATCTTGGTATTGCGATAACCGCCCTGCTCGCTTGTCTGCAGCTGTTTATATTTGCCGATCGTATTGTTGAGACTGTAGGTCTGGCTCTGCTATTTATTGCCCTGGCCGTTTATCTTCATGCGCAAATTGCGAAGCCGGTTAAATCCATTGTCCAGCAAATGCAGCGGGTGGTTTCAGGACGTAAAGCGGACTATTACCATTTTGACCGCGTCGATGAAATCGGCCTGATGATGCGCATGGTGAATCAGTCGGGTCTGAACCTCCATTCGCTGGTGGACGATGTCGGTGCGCAAATCAGCGGTATAAGTACAATCAGCCAGCAGGTGGCGAAAGAAGGTATGGCATTACAAACGCGTACCGAAGAAACCGCAGACTTTCTGCAGCAAACGGCCTCAGCCGTGGAAGAAATTGCCAGCGCAGTTCAGCAGACGGCTGAAACGGCGAAAGACGCGATCCTGATGGCAGATCGCACCCGCACCAGCGCTCACCGCGGTGAAGCAATGATGAAAGAGACTATCGGCATGATGCAGTCCGTGTCGCAGGATAACAGCCAGATCGTCGACATCATCAGCGTCATCGATCGTATCGCCTTCCAGACCAATATTCTGGCGCTGAACGCGGCCGTTGAAGCGGCGCGTGCGGGTGATGCCGGACGCGGTTTTGCGGTCGTGGCGGCCGAAGTCCGCAACCTTGCCCAGCACTCTGCCACGGCGGCCAAAGAGATCAAAACGCTTATAGAGAAAAACGTTTCCAGCGTGAACGCCGGCGTGGAGAAGGTCGAGCAAACTGAATCGCAGCTCACGGTGATGATTGGCAATGTCATGGAGATGTCTTCTCTGATTAAGGAGATAGGCCACGCCACGCAGGAGCAAACGCAGGCGCTGACCCTGATTAACGCGTCCATCTCCCGCATCGGTACAATGATCCAAAACAATACCGGTATGGTGGATAACGTGACGGACGCCGCACACCATCTGACGCAGCGTACGACCCGCCTGCAACAGGCGATTGCCGTTTTTGGCGGTTGA
- a CDS encoding amidohydrolase codes for MRFDEQLIAWRRELHQNPELSGQEVETTARLRQWLTTAGITPLPYALQTGVVAEIGTGKKLIALRADIDALPIEERSGVPFSSQRAGVMHACGHDIHTSVILGAALKLKEREASLNGRVRILFQPAEENFGGAKSMVRAGALRDVSAIFGMHNEPGLPVGEFATRGGPFYANVDRFVIRITGKGAHAARPHEGNDAIVLASQLVTALQSVASRNVNTLDSVVLSVTRITGGNTWNVLPESVELEGTLRTHRVEVQQNVKARVGEIAAGFASAFSAQIDITWYAGPTALVNDAHWAEFATAVARESGYETQHAELHMGGEDFAVYLQQVPGAFVSIGSASPFGLHHPAFNPDEALIEPAARYFAQLAEKALQHV; via the coding sequence ATGCGTTTTGACGAACAACTGATTGCCTGGCGCCGGGAGCTGCACCAGAACCCGGAGCTGTCCGGCCAGGAGGTCGAAACGACCGCTCGCCTGCGTCAGTGGCTGACTACGGCTGGCATTACGCCGCTGCCTTATGCGCTTCAGACCGGCGTGGTGGCCGAAATTGGCACGGGGAAAAAGCTGATTGCGCTGCGGGCCGATATTGACGCCTTGCCCATTGAAGAGCGCAGCGGCGTGCCGTTTAGTTCACAGCGTGCGGGTGTGATGCATGCCTGCGGACACGATATTCATACCAGTGTGATCCTCGGGGCGGCGTTAAAGCTTAAAGAGCGTGAAGCGTCTTTAAACGGGCGTGTGCGGATCCTTTTTCAGCCGGCTGAAGAGAACTTTGGCGGCGCGAAAAGTATGGTGCGGGCCGGTGCCTTACGTGATGTCAGTGCCATCTTCGGGATGCATAACGAGCCGGGGCTGCCGGTCGGGGAATTTGCCACCCGCGGTGGGCCGTTCTACGCCAACGTCGACCGGTTTGTTATCCGAATTACCGGTAAAGGCGCGCATGCTGCACGTCCGCATGAAGGTAACGACGCCATCGTGCTGGCGAGCCAGCTGGTAACGGCGTTGCAGAGCGTTGCCAGCCGCAACGTCAACACGCTTGATTCCGTGGTGCTGAGCGTCACGCGCATTACCGGGGGCAATACCTGGAACGTCCTGCCGGAAAGCGTTGAGCTGGAAGGCACGCTTCGCACCCACCGCGTGGAAGTGCAGCAGAATGTGAAAGCACGCGTCGGCGAAATTGCCGCCGGGTTTGCCAGCGCGTTTAGCGCGCAGATCGACATTACCTGGTACGCCGGGCCTACCGCGCTGGTCAATGACGCACACTGGGCCGAATTTGCCACCGCCGTCGCCAGAGAATCTGGGTATGAAACGCAGCACGCCGAGCTGCATATGGGCGGGGAAGATTTCGCGGTGTATCTGCAGCAGGTCCCCGGGGCGTTTGTCAGCATCGGCAGCGCCAGTCCGTTCGGTTTACATCACCCGGCCTTCAACCCGGATGAAGCATTAATTGAGCCCGCTGCCCGCTATTTTGCACAGCTTGCGGAAAAAGCCCTGCAACACGTTTAA
- the ansP gene encoding L-asparagine permease, translated as MKTSNKSAADHHAAKRRWLNSHEEGYHKAMGNRQVQMIAIGGAIGTGLFLGAGARLQMAGPALALVYLVCGIFSFFILRALGELVLHRPSSGSFVSYAREFLGEKAAYVAGWMYFVNWAMTGIVDITAVALYMHYWGAFGDVPQWVFALGALAIVGTMNMIGVKWFAEMEFWFALVKVLAIVVFLVVGTVFLGSGKPLDGNATGFHLITDNGGFFPHGLLPALVLVQGVVFAFASIELVGTAAGECKDPQTMVPKAINSVIWRIGLFYVGSVVLLVLLLPWNAYQAGQSPFVTFFSKLGVPYVGSIMNIVVLTAALSSLNSGLYSTGRILRSMSMGGSAPKFMSKMSRQHVPYAGILATLVVYVFGVFLNYLVPSQVFEIVLNVAALGIIASWAFIVVCQMRLRKAIKEGKAAEVSFKLPGAPVTSWLTLLFLFSVLVLMAFDYPNGTYTIATIPLLAVLLIAGWFGVRKRVQEIHSTAPVHPDDAKHDAPLVEETSR; from the coding sequence ATGAAAACAAGCAATAAAAGCGCAGCCGATCATCACGCTGCTAAACGTCGCTGGTTAAACTCCCATGAAGAGGGCTACCACAAAGCGATGGGCAACCGTCAGGTTCAAATGATCGCCATCGGCGGCGCTATCGGAACGGGTCTGTTTTTAGGTGCTGGCGCTCGTCTGCAGATGGCTGGCCCGGCTCTCGCCCTGGTCTATCTGGTGTGCGGGATCTTTTCTTTCTTCATTCTTCGTGCATTGGGCGAACTGGTACTGCATCGCCCTTCCAGCGGCAGTTTTGTCTCTTATGCCCGCGAATTCCTCGGTGAAAAAGCGGCCTACGTTGCTGGATGGATGTACTTCGTCAACTGGGCAATGACCGGTATTGTCGATATCACCGCCGTCGCGCTTTACATGCACTACTGGGGCGCGTTTGGTGATGTGCCACAATGGGTGTTTGCGCTGGGCGCACTGGCCATTGTCGGCACCATGAACATGATCGGCGTGAAGTGGTTCGCGGAGATGGAGTTCTGGTTCGCGCTGGTAAAAGTGCTGGCCATCGTGGTGTTCCTGGTCGTGGGTACGGTGTTCCTCGGTAGCGGTAAACCGCTTGATGGCAATGCCACCGGTTTCCACCTGATCACTGATAACGGCGGTTTCTTCCCGCATGGCCTGCTGCCTGCGCTGGTGCTGGTTCAGGGTGTGGTGTTCGCCTTCGCGTCCATTGAGCTGGTCGGCACCGCGGCGGGTGAATGTAAAGACCCACAGACCATGGTACCTAAAGCCATTAACAGCGTTATCTGGCGTATCGGTCTCTTTTATGTTGGTTCCGTGGTGCTGCTGGTTCTGCTGCTGCCGTGGAACGCCTATCAGGCGGGTCAAAGCCCGTTTGTGACCTTCTTCTCTAAACTGGGCGTGCCTTATGTTGGCAGCATCATGAATATCGTGGTGCTGACGGCTGCGCTCTCCAGTCTGAACTCGGGTCTTTACTCTACCGGTCGTATCCTGCGCTCCATGTCGATGGGCGGTTCGGCGCCGAAATTCATGTCGAAGATGAGCCGTCAGCATGTGCCTTACGCGGGCATTCTGGCGACGCTGGTGGTGTATGTCTTCGGCGTGTTCCTGAACTACCTGGTACCGTCTCAGGTATTCGAAATCGTGCTGAACGTTGCCGCGCTCGGCATCATCGCCTCCTGGGCCTTTATCGTGGTCTGCCAGATGCGTCTGCGCAAAGCGATCAAAGAAGGCAAAGCCGCTGAAGTCAGCTTTAAGCTGCCGGGCGCACCGGTGACCTCCTGGCTCACCCTGCTGTTCCTGTTCAGCGTGCTGGTGCTGATGGCGTTTGATTACCCGAACGGTACCTACACGATCGCCACCATTCCTCTGCTGGCCGTATTGCTGATTGCCGGCTGGTTTGGCGTGCGTAAACGCGTACAAGAAATTCACAGCACGGCGCCGGTTCATCCTGATGATGCCAAACACGACGCCCCGCTGGTTGAAGAGACGTCGCGTTAA
- a CDS encoding amino acid ABC transporter permease, with protein sequence MSNVETIKVVPARYPLRTVGAVVALFVLAVVIQSVAFNPRWEWSVFARWFFDPVILEGVGQTLLLTLIGTALSVVIGGLLALARLSSSWLLSSLAWGYIWLFRSLPLIVVLIILYNFSYLYDTLSLGVPFTAITWGRFETINVLGQFSTAVVGLTLVQSAYTAEIIRGGFLGVDHGQYEAAAALGLPAWRRTVRIILPQALRTILPSGFNEIISLAKGTAMVYVLAMPELFYTIQMIYNRTQEVIPLLMVGAVWYLVITTVLSAIQHVVERGLARSERRSAVNQNRVASRVRSVSTASVQEPVHANLS encoded by the coding sequence ATGAGCAACGTTGAAACCATTAAGGTGGTCCCGGCGCGTTATCCGCTGCGGACTGTCGGTGCCGTGGTGGCGCTGTTTGTGCTTGCGGTGGTCATTCAGTCCGTGGCCTTTAACCCGCGCTGGGAGTGGTCTGTCTTTGCCCGCTGGTTCTTTGATCCGGTTATCCTCGAAGGCGTAGGGCAGACATTGCTGTTGACCCTGATCGGCACTGCGCTGAGCGTGGTCATCGGCGGCCTGCTGGCGCTGGCGAGGCTCTCTTCATCCTGGCTGCTGAGCAGCCTGGCCTGGGGGTATATCTGGCTGTTTCGTTCGTTGCCCCTGATTGTGGTTCTGATCATTCTCTATAACTTTTCCTATCTCTACGACACGCTCTCGCTTGGCGTACCCTTCACCGCCATTACCTGGGGTCGCTTCGAAACCATCAACGTGCTGGGACAGTTTTCCACCGCCGTGGTGGGACTGACGCTGGTTCAGAGCGCGTATACCGCCGAGATCATTCGCGGCGGTTTTCTGGGGGTGGATCATGGTCAGTATGAAGCGGCGGCGGCGCTCGGTCTGCCAGCCTGGCGTCGCACGGTGCGTATCATTTTGCCGCAGGCGCTACGCACGATTCTGCCGTCCGGATTTAATGAAATTATCAGTCTCGCGAAAGGTACGGCCATGGTGTATGTCCTGGCGATGCCGGAACTCTTCTATACCATTCAGATGATCTATAACCGCACGCAGGAGGTTATCCCGCTGCTGATGGTCGGTGCGGTCTGGTATCTGGTGATTACCACCGTGTTGTCTGCCATTCAGCATGTTGTGGAGCGCGGGCTTGCCCGCAGCGAACGTCGTTCAGCCGTTAATCAAAACCGGGTAGCCAGTCGCGTCCGTTCCGTATCCACCGCATCAGTACAGGAGCCCGTCCATGCAAACCTCTCCTGA
- a CDS encoding YncE family protein, translated as MSLRHLCSPRLSMSLLSGALLFAGTFQVHAAEEMLRKAVGKGAYEMAVSQQENALWVATSQSRKTDKGGIVYRLDPVTLDVTQVIHNDLKPFGATLDNATQTLWFGNTINGAVTAIDAKTGEVKGRLVLDNRQRSETVKPLQPRQLVADDSANTVYITGVGQESAIWVVDGATLKLKETIGSTGKFSTGLALDAKAKRLYTTNADGELVTIDTATHKILSRKKVQDDGKEHFYLNLSLDTAGQRAFLTDSKQPEVLVVNLKDGSVIKKIAVPESLAVLFNPARNEAYVTHREAGKVSVIDAKTYNVTKTFDTPVYPNSLALSADGKTLYVTVKQKSTRQQEATQPDDVIRITL; from the coding sequence ATGTCTTTACGTCATCTGTGCTCGCCGCGCCTGAGTATGTCTCTGCTGTCAGGGGCGTTACTGTTTGCCGGAACCTTCCAGGTTCATGCTGCCGAAGAGATGTTGCGCAAAGCGGTAGGGAAAGGCGCATATGAAATGGCCGTGAGCCAGCAGGAGAATGCGCTGTGGGTCGCGACATCGCAGAGCCGCAAAACGGACAAAGGCGGGATTGTCTATCGCCTTGACCCGGTCACGCTGGACGTGACGCAGGTCATTCATAACGATCTCAAACCGTTCGGTGCCACCCTTGATAATGCCACCCAGACGCTGTGGTTTGGTAACACCATCAACGGCGCGGTAACCGCGATTGATGCCAAAACGGGTGAGGTGAAAGGGCGACTGGTGCTGGATAACCGTCAGCGCAGTGAAACCGTCAAACCGCTGCAGCCGCGCCAGCTGGTGGCCGATGACAGCGCAAACACGGTTTACATCACCGGCGTAGGCCAGGAGAGCGCGATTTGGGTGGTGGATGGTGCAACGCTGAAGCTGAAAGAGACCATCGGCAGTACCGGTAAATTCAGTACCGGCCTGGCGCTGGATGCGAAGGCAAAACGTCTTTACACCACCAATGCTGATGGCGAACTGGTGACGATTGATACGGCAACCCATAAAATCCTCAGCCGTAAAAAAGTGCAGGACGACGGTAAGGAGCACTTCTACCTGAATCTGAGCCTGGATACCGCCGGACAGCGTGCGTTCTTAACCGACTCAAAGCAGCCGGAAGTGCTGGTGGTGAATCTGAAGGACGGCAGCGTCATCAAGAAAATTGCCGTGCCTGAATCGCTAGCCGTTCTGTTTAACCCGGCGCGCAACGAAGCGTATGTGACGCACCGTGAAGCGGGTAAGGTGAGCGTAATCGACGCGAAAACCTACAACGTTACCAAAACCTTCGACACCCCGGTCTACCCGAACAGTCTGGCGCTCTCAGCGGATGGCAAAACCCTGTATGTGACGGTAAAACAAAAATCGACCCGTCAGCAGGAAGCCACCCAGCCTGATGACGTGATTCGTATCACGCTCTAA
- a CDS encoding glutathione S-transferase family protein, translating to MIKLYGVPGWGSAISEVMLTLADIPYQFINVDGFDQPGPQRELLKARNPLCQVPTLELENGAIMTETAAIALMVLDRCPDLAPAVGQAERQQFQRLLIWFVANVYPTFTYADYPERWVPDAPEQLKNSCIEYRKSLYLWFDSQLSATPFALGERLTLLDVYITVARTWGPRHAWFAANTPKITAIADTVCQLAELHKVLKANEII from the coding sequence ATGATTAAACTCTATGGCGTACCCGGCTGGGGATCGGCAATCAGTGAAGTGATGCTGACGCTGGCAGACATCCCTTATCAATTTATCAACGTGGACGGGTTTGACCAGCCCGGTCCGCAGCGTGAGTTGCTGAAAGCACGCAATCCGCTGTGTCAGGTACCCACGCTGGAACTGGAGAACGGGGCGATCATGACCGAAACGGCGGCGATTGCGCTGATGGTGCTGGACAGATGTCCCGATCTTGCGCCTGCCGTCGGCCAGGCTGAGCGGCAGCAGTTTCAGCGGTTGCTCATCTGGTTTGTTGCGAACGTTTATCCCACCTTTACCTACGCCGACTACCCTGAACGCTGGGTGCCGGATGCGCCGGAGCAGTTGAAAAACAGCTGTATTGAATACCGAAAATCACTCTATCTGTGGTTTGACAGCCAGCTCAGTGCCACCCCTTTTGCACTCGGGGAACGGCTGACGCTGCTTGACGTCTACATCACGGTTGCACGCACCTGGGGGCCTCGCCATGCATGGTTTGCGGCGAATACGCCGAAGATAACGGCGATTGCGGATACCGTGTGCCAGCTGGCGGAACTGCACAAGGTGTTAAAGGCAAACGAGATAATCTGA
- a CDS encoding GNAT family N-acetyltransferase: MREQFRDVSPEDADLQPIIDGLFGEYAARYGDYFSKDAEVELTEWYLAPQGLFIVLERDGDIIATGAYKPFDERTAEIKRIWTHKALRQQGLAARVVQELERRAVQAGYSQIYLTTGFRQPEAVRLYISQGYQPQFDLNRDPEEYSQPPFDGRLRFTKTLISEAFSKTA, from the coding sequence ATGCGCGAGCAATTTCGGGACGTGTCACCGGAAGACGCCGATCTTCAGCCCATTATCGACGGATTATTCGGTGAATATGCCGCCCGCTATGGCGACTACTTCTCTAAAGACGCGGAAGTGGAGCTCACGGAGTGGTACCTGGCCCCGCAGGGGCTGTTTATTGTCCTTGAGCGTGACGGCGACATCATCGCCACCGGCGCGTATAAACCGTTTGATGAACGCACCGCTGAAATCAAACGAATCTGGACGCACAAGGCGCTGCGTCAACAGGGGCTGGCGGCCCGCGTCGTCCAGGAGCTGGAGCGTCGGGCGGTACAGGCCGGTTACAGCCAGATCTACCTCACCACTGGTTTTCGTCAGCCGGAAGCGGTCAGGCTCTATATCAGCCAGGGCTATCAGCCGCAGTTCGATCTGAACCGCGATCCGGAAGAGTACAGCCAGCCGCCGTTTGATGGCCGGCTGCGTTTCACCAAAACGCTGATCAGTGAAGCGTTCAGTAAAACAGCATGA